Proteins found in one Penaeus vannamei isolate JL-2024 chromosome 29, ASM4276789v1, whole genome shotgun sequence genomic segment:
- the Isha gene encoding SR-related and CTD-associated factor 4 isoform X6, translating to MDAVKTFNSELAGLYECKPPISKAKMTAITKGAIRAIKFYKHVVQSVEKFIQKCKTEYKIPGLYVIDSIVRQSRHQFGVEKDVFAPRFAKNILITFFYLFKCPQEDKSKVIRVLNLWQKNQVFAEEVIQPLFDLADPNHPIQKEVGNQIAQKALKAKSQHNNQEQQGTPVSGAGGGGRAEGRDGQINSNSANMSQQHPVPVTSVSSQVMNAAVPNLDPGLIQQIQQILMKQPAQDDGSGMAAAAAAAAAAGMVPPVPDEVKGQVIPGLTTTGDYDGRSLPFLAVDTSQPPPGYLPPAPFMGGIPPTPIAVPPPTLDFSQVHPPPEKPKSPREEGEHSDDSDDVKEIRHEDRDSDRRRRSRSRSRSRSRRRRRSRSRSRSRSRSRHRRSRSRDRDRDRDRDRRDRDRDRDRERDREKEREKEKLDPEKERLREKEREKEKERKKRGLPPIKKDHLSVCSTTLWVGHLSKLVHQEELSDTFGEYGDIVSIDLIPPRGCAFICMNRRQDAARALAKLKNHKMHNKAITLAWAPGKGVKGKEFKDYWEVEVGCSYIPFHKLITMSSLDLDNLEEGGMIDEETVPDWLRGRYGLEQAPPGPPPGFVPIGVPPGHPPNSRGQEGVAPLPPMPPPVEKSQDVSRDGPPLPTSAPGLPPSMLPPPFGLPNMPPPQVGHGHGPGHGHGHGHGHGHGHGHGHGHGPGHGHGHGHGPGGMPPLPQGLMPPNMPPLGVPPPLGLPPLGVHPPVSSILGQPLIGAMPPPVSMAPNMPNRPIMPPGSDLQSNMNSAPPITTMANSANMINSNSHDSNDMDIEMEDVEKNDIGKENGLSSKEKDDRGERRRDRPSRFDRSGGRSPPRDEKMGLVERLRNLASGGEMGQRDRYDRDRDRRDRDRDRDRDRGRVGHDREDRVHDRDRDRDDARGRDDNQFGPDAFNGPPPGFPQQSQRPDGPGSFRPDGPGGPNGPVGPGGPGGFNNFVPVPGFGPPGGGGSSNHPGIMGGPPGPHGPGGMRNEGFGPMGMGMMSGPNGPGFGPRNMHGPGGFNGPRGLLGPPPMGMGSMMGGRPPLIGDMPSGHSGPGGIPGQRPGMWMDGPGPRFQGHDVHGPRDGLPDRPWDNDRSRDGDRNMDMDRFREGDRGRDEDRGRDLDRDRSRDDRGRDDRGRDDRGRDDRGRDDRGRDDRGRDDRTRDDRSRDDRSRDDRSRDDRMRDDRSRDDRSRDDRPRDDRSRDDRSRGDRSRGERSRDDRSRDDRSRDDRSRDERSRDDRRDDRRDDRSRDERSRDERSRDERGREERPWESNKSRDGDRPRDRRDEKRSWEKSRWGPREEEEENIPMEGNEPGNWDMWASVSDNMNMGLNKNVMEEKPKEEKIDLTKEESQEEDQKPTEETGPSLAKEELKMDVNEEQTESKENLLLKDDPNNGEGDNPECAPPAIPETDQADENIQEESADNDTSHQHEQEQEMEVEDHMKVEHEDTVQESEPLPVDQEQQREESQCENNAQECDFSQESGEMQQENTNQDTYSQEESEQEASSHREFIQERELEESSPQQENVGEEFDESERETHQRESEESGIGHQTTAVEDENEGRYSVNSPGSDNPQPEGVAYDDGDERANEGADEGSGIDEDQGQVGDETEGQEESDGGLNED from the exons cTTGCGGGGCTCTATGAATGCAAGCCCCCAATCTCAAAGGCAAAGATGACAGCCATCACAAAAGGGGCTATCAGAGCCATCAAGTTCTACAAACATGTAGTTCAGAGTGTTGAGAAATTTATACAAAAG TGCAAAACAGAGTACAAGATCCCAGGTTTGTATGTGATAGACAGCATAGTTCGGCAGAGCAGACACCAGTTTGGAGTTGAGAAGGATGTATTTGCTCCGAGATTTGCTAAGAATATTCTGAtcacctttttctatctcttcaagTGCCCACAGGAAGATAAG AGCAAAGTCATCCGAGTGTTGAACTTGTGGCAGAAGAATCAGGTCTTTGCAGAAGAGGTCATACAACCACTTTTTGATTTAGCAGACCCTAATCATCCAATCCAGAAGGAAGTTGGTAATCAGATTGCACAGAAAGCACTGAAGGCCAAGTCACAGCACAACAACCAAGAACAACAGGGTACCCCAGTCTCCGGTGCAGGAGGAGGTGGCCGtgcagaagggagagatgggcagATTAATAGCAACTCAGCGAACATGTCACAACAG CATCCTGTCCCTGTTACAAGTGTATCAAGTCAGGTCATGAATGCTGCAGTCCCCAATCTAGACCCAGGCCTTATCCAGCAGATCCAACAGATTCTCATGAAGCAACCTGCCCAAGATGATGGGTCTGGTATGGCGgcagcagctgctgctgctgctgctgctgggatGGTCCCACCAGTTCCAGATGAGGTGAAAGGACAAGTCATTCCAGGGCTTACAACAACAG GTGACTATGATGGGCGATCACTTCCATTCTTGGCAGTGGACACCTCTCAGCCTCCGCCAGGATATCTCCCTCCTGCGCCCTTCATGGGAGGAATACCACCCACTCCTATAGCAGTACCACCACCAACGCTAGACTTCTCACAGGTTCACCCACCCCCAGAAAAGCCCAAAAGTccaagagaagaaggggagcactcggatgatagtgatgatgtcaaAGAAAT TCGCCATGAGGACCGTGATTCAGACAGACGCCGCCGCAGCCGATCACGGTCTAGAAGTCGTTCACGACGCAGAAGACGATCCAGATCACGCTCAAGGTCCCGGTCTAGGTCTAGACACAGAAG GTCAAGATCAAGggatagagacagggacagggatcGTGACAGAAGGgacagggatagagacagagatcgtgaaagagacagggaaaaggagagggaaaaggagaagcttGACCCTGAGAAGGAGCGcctaagggagaaggagagggagaaggaaaaggagagaaagaagagaggacttCCTCCTATCAAGAAAGATCACTTGAGTGTCTGTTCCACGACTCTCTGGGTTGGCCATTTGTCGAAG CTTGTGCACCAAGAAGAGCTGTCAGATACATTTGGAGAATATGGTGACATAGTATCCATTGACCTTATTCCACCACGTGGTTGTGCTTTCATATGCATGAATAGACGTCAGGATGCTGCTAGGGCACTAGCCAAGCTCAAAAATCACAAGATGCAT AACAAGGCCATCACTCTTGCCTGGGCTCCAGGAAAGGGTGTAAAGGGGAAAGAGTTCAAAGACTACTGGGAGGTAGAGGTTGGCTGCTCCTACATCCCATTCCACAAGTTGATCACCATGAGTAGCCTAGACCTCGACAACCTCGAGGAAGGTGGCATGATTGATGAGGAAACTGTTCCTGATTGGCTGAGAG GTCGCTATGGATTAGAACAAGCTCCACCTGGACCTCCCCCAGGCTTTGTTCCTATTGGAGTGCCACCTGGCCATCCTCCCAATTCACGAGGACAGGAGGGTGTAGCCCCCCTGCCACCAATGCCACCACCAGTAGAGAAATCTCAAGATGTTAGTCGGGATGGTCCCCCATTGCCTACTAGTGCCCCAGGTCTACCTCCATCTATGTTGCCTCCTCCATTTGGTTTGCCAAACATGCCTC CACCTCAAGTTGGCCATGGGCATGGACCTGGacatgggcatgggcatgggcatgggcatggacatggacatggacatggacatggacatggtcctggacatggacatggacatggacatggtcCTGGAGGAATGCCTCCTCTACCCCAAGGCTTAATGCCACCAAACATGCCTCCTCTAGGGGTTCCGCCACCTCTGGGTCTGCCACCACTTGGTGTTCACCCACCTGTGTCGTCGATCTTAGGTCAGCCTCTCATAGGTGCCATGCCACCCCCAGTTAGCATGGCACCCAATATGCCCAACCGGCCTATTA TGCCTCCTGGAAGTGACCTACAGAGCAATATGAACTCTGCACCGCCTATTACGACCATGGCAAACAGTGCAAACATGATAAATAGTAATTCTCATGACTCAAATGATATGGACATTGAGATGGAAGATGTAGAGAAAAATGATATTGG GAAGGAGAATGGACTATCATCTAAGGAAAAGGATGATcgtggggagagaagaagagacaggccATCACGGTTTGACAGATCGGGTGGAAGATCACCGCCCCGTGATGAGAAAATGGGATTAGTCGAACGATTAAGAAATCTGGCCTCTGGAGGCGAGATGGGCCAACGGGATAGATATGATAGGGACAGAGACAGGAGGGACAGAGATCGAGACCGAGATAGAGATCGAGGACGAGTTGGACATGACAGAGAAGATCGGGTCCATGACCGTGACCGCGACCGTGATGATGCAAGAGGACGGGATGACA ATCAGTTTGGGCCTGATGCCTTCAATGGGCCTCCACCTGGCTTCCCCCAACAAAGCCAGCGACCTGATGGTCCAGGCAGTTTCCGTCCAGATGGCCCCGGGGGTCCCAATGGTCCTGTTGGGCCAGGAGGACCTGGTGGGTTCAACAATTTTGTGCCAGTGCCAGGCTTTGGTCCACCTGGTGGAGGAGGCTCCAGTAACCACCCTGGGATTATGGGAGGCCCACCTGGCCCACATGGGCCtggaggaatgaggaatgaaggcTTTGGCCCCATGGGAATGGGCATGATGTCAGGACCCAATGGACCAG GTTTTGGTCCTCGGAATATGCATGGACCTGGAGGGTTCAATGGCCCTAGAGGCTTGCTTGGACCCCCACCCATGGGCATGGGATCCATGATGGGAGGCAGGCCACCCCTCATTGGCGACATGCCCAGTGGCCACAGTGGACCTGGTGGAATTCCTGGACAAAGGCCAG GTATGTGGATGGATGGTCCAGGACCCAGGTTCCAAGGCCATGATGTACATGGGCCCAGAGATGGCCTCCCTGATCGGCCATGGGACAATGACAGGTccagagatggagatagaaatatGGACATGGATCGATTCAGGGAAGGAGACCGAGGCCGTGatgaagacagagggagggatctTGACCGGGATCGCTCCAGAGATGACAGAGGACGAGATGACCGTGGAAGGGATGACCGAGGCAGGGATGACCGAGGAAGAGATGATCGAGGCAGGGATGATCGTGGAAGGGATGACCGCACAAGAGACGACCGTTCAAGAGATGACCGCTCAAGGGATGATCGATCCAGGGATGATCGTATGAGGGATGACCGCTCTAGAGATGACCGCTCCAGGGATGATCGGCCTAGAGATGACCGGTCTAGGGATGACCGCTCCAGAGGAGACCGATCTCGAGGTGAACGCTCAAGAGATGATCGTTCTAGGGATGACAGATCAAGAGATGACCGGTCTAGAGATGAGAGATCACGAGATGACCGCAGAGATGATCGCAGAGACGACCGGTCTAGAGATGAGAGATCCCGTGACGAGAGATCTCGTGATGAACGTGGACGTGAGGAACGGCCATGGGAGAGCAATAAGTCTCGTGATGGGGACAGGCCAAGGGATCGTAGGGATGAAAAGAGATCATGGGAGAAATCAAGATGGGGACCacgtgaagaggaagaggaaaatataccCATGGAGGGTAATGAACCAGGCAATTGGGATATGTGGGCGTCTGTTTCAGATAATATGAATATGGGACTTAACAAGAATgtaatggaagaaaaacccaaagaAGAAAAGATTGACCTAACTAAAGAAGAATCACAGGAGGAGGATCAGAAACCCACTGAAGAAACAGGCCCAAGTTTAGCTAAGGAGGAATTGAAAATGGACGTTAATGAAGAACAAACTGAGAGCAAAGAAAATTTATTATTAAAAGATGATCCAAATAATGGAGAAGGTGACAATCCTGAATGTGCCCCACCTGCCATACCAGAAACGGATCAGGCAGATGAAAACATTCAAGAAGAGTCAGCAGATAATGATACTTCTCATCAACATGAACAGGAGCAGGAAATGGAAGTAGAAGACCACATGAAAGTTGAGCATGAAGATACAGTTCAGGAATCTGAACCACTACCTGTGGATCaagaacaacaaagagaagaatCCCAATGTGAAAATAATGCTCAAGAATGTGACTTCTCCCAGGAATCAGGTGAGATGCAACAGGAAAACACAAATCAAGACACATATTCTCAGGAAGAGTCTGAACAAGAAGCCTCCTCACACAGGGAGTTCATTCAAGAGAGGGAGTTAGAAGAATCCTCACCGCAACAGGAAAATGTAGGAGAGGAGTTTgatgagtcagaaagagagacacatcaAAGGGAATCTGAGGAGTCTGGCATTGGACACCAAACCACTGCAGTGGAGGATGAGAATGAAGGGAGATATAGTGTAAATAGTCCTGGTAGTGATAATCCTCAGCCCGAGGGAGTtgcttatgatgatggtgatgaacggGCCAATGAAGGGGCAGATGAAGGCTCTGGCATTGATGAGGATCAGGGTCAAGTAGGTGATGAAACTGAAGGACAGGAAGAAAGTGATGGTGGACTAAATGAAGACTAA
- the Isha gene encoding SR-related and CTD-associated factor 4 isoform X2, which yields MDAVKTFNSELAGLYECKPPISKAKMTAITKGAIRAIKFYKHVVQSVEKFIQKCKTEYKIPGLYVIDSIVRQSRHQFGVEKDVFAPRFAKNILITFFYLFKCPQEDKSKVIRVLNLWQKNQVFAEEVIQPLFDLADPNHPIQKEVGNQIAQKALKAKSQHNNQEQQGTPVSGAGGGGRAEGRDGQINSNSANMSQQVDSECTLVPLVNQQHPVPVTSVSSQVMNAAVPNLDPGLIQQIQQILMKQPAQDDGSGMAAAAAAAAAAGMVPPVPDEVKGQVIPGLTTTGDYDGRSLPFLAVDTSQPPPGYLPPAPFMGGIPPTPIAVPPPTLDFSQVHPPPEKPKSPREEGEHSDDSDDVKEIRHEDRDSDRRRRSRSRSRSRSRRRRRSRSRSRSRSRSRHRRSRSRSRGRRSRSRDRDRDRDRDRRDRDRDRDRERDREKEREKEKLDPEKERLREKEREKEKERKKRGLPPIKKDHLSVCSTTLWVGHLSKLVHQEELSDTFGEYGDIVSIDLIPPRGCAFICMNRRQDAARALAKLKNHKMHNKAITLAWAPGKGVKGKEFKDYWEVEVGCSYIPFHKLITMSSLDLDNLEEGGMIDEETVPDWLRGRYGLEQAPPGPPPGFVPIGVPPGHPPNSRGQEGVAPLPPMPPPVEKSQDVSRDGPPLPTSAPGLPPSMLPPPFGLPNMPPPQVGHGHGPGHGHGHGHGHGHGHGHGHGHGPGHGHGHGHGPGGMPPLPQGLMPPNMPPLGVPPPLGLPPLGVHPPVSSILGQPLIGAMPPPVSMAPNMPNRPIMPPGSDLQSNMNSAPPITTMANSANMINSNSHDSNDMDIEMEDVEKNDIGKENGLSSKEKDDRGERRRDRPSRFDRSGGRSPPRDEKMGLVERLRNLASGGEMGQRDRYDRDRDRRDRDRDRDRDRGRVGHDREDRVHDRDRDRDDARGRDDNQFGPDAFNGPPPGFPQQSQRPDGPGSFRPDGPGGPNGPVGPGGPGGFNNFVPVPGFGPPGGGGSSNHPGIMGGPPGPHGPGGMRNEGFGPMGMGMMSGPNGPGFGPRNMHGPGGFNGPRGLLGPPPMGMGSMMGGRPPLIGDMPSGHSGPGGIPGQRPGMWMDGPGPRFQGHDVHGPRDGLPDRPWDNDRSRDGDRNMDMDRFREGDRGRDEDRGRDLDRDRSRDDRGRDDRGRDDRGRDDRGRDDRGRDDRGRDDRTRDDRSRDDRSRDDRSRDDRMRDDRSRDDRSRDDRPRDDRSRDDRSRGDRSRGERSRDDRSRDDRSRDDRSRDERSRDDRRDDRRDDRSRDERSRDERSRDERGREERPWESNKSRDGDRPRDRRDEKRSWEKSRWGPREEEEENIPMEGNEPGNWDMWASVSDNMNMGLNKNVMEEKPKEEKIDLTKEESQEEDQKPTEETGPSLAKEELKMDVNEEQTESKENLLLKDDPNNGEGDNPECAPPAIPETDQADENIQEESADNDTSHQHEQEQEMEVEDHMKVEHEDTVQESEPLPVDQEQQREESQCENNAQECDFSQESGEMQQENTNQDTYSQEESEQEASSHREFIQERELEESSPQQENVGEEFDESERETHQRESEESGIGHQTTAVEDENEGRYSVNSPGSDNPQPEGVAYDDGDERANEGADEGSGIDEDQGQVGDETEGQEESDGGLNED from the exons cTTGCGGGGCTCTATGAATGCAAGCCCCCAATCTCAAAGGCAAAGATGACAGCCATCACAAAAGGGGCTATCAGAGCCATCAAGTTCTACAAACATGTAGTTCAGAGTGTTGAGAAATTTATACAAAAG TGCAAAACAGAGTACAAGATCCCAGGTTTGTATGTGATAGACAGCATAGTTCGGCAGAGCAGACACCAGTTTGGAGTTGAGAAGGATGTATTTGCTCCGAGATTTGCTAAGAATATTCTGAtcacctttttctatctcttcaagTGCCCACAGGAAGATAAG AGCAAAGTCATCCGAGTGTTGAACTTGTGGCAGAAGAATCAGGTCTTTGCAGAAGAGGTCATACAACCACTTTTTGATTTAGCAGACCCTAATCATCCAATCCAGAAGGAAGTTGGTAATCAGATTGCACAGAAAGCACTGAAGGCCAAGTCACAGCACAACAACCAAGAACAACAGGGTACCCCAGTCTCCGGTGCAGGAGGAGGTGGCCGtgcagaagggagagatgggcagATTAATAGCAACTCAGCGAACATGTCACAACAGGTGGACTCTGAGTGCACACTCGTACCTTTAGTAAATCAACAG CATCCTGTCCCTGTTACAAGTGTATCAAGTCAGGTCATGAATGCTGCAGTCCCCAATCTAGACCCAGGCCTTATCCAGCAGATCCAACAGATTCTCATGAAGCAACCTGCCCAAGATGATGGGTCTGGTATGGCGgcagcagctgctgctgctgctgctgctgggatGGTCCCACCAGTTCCAGATGAGGTGAAAGGACAAGTCATTCCAGGGCTTACAACAACAG GTGACTATGATGGGCGATCACTTCCATTCTTGGCAGTGGACACCTCTCAGCCTCCGCCAGGATATCTCCCTCCTGCGCCCTTCATGGGAGGAATACCACCCACTCCTATAGCAGTACCACCACCAACGCTAGACTTCTCACAGGTTCACCCACCCCCAGAAAAGCCCAAAAGTccaagagaagaaggggagcactcggatgatagtgatgatgtcaaAGAAAT TCGCCATGAGGACCGTGATTCAGACAGACGCCGCCGCAGCCGATCACGGTCTAGAAGTCGTTCACGACGCAGAAGACGATCCAGATCACGCTCAAGGTCCCGGTCTAGGTCTAGACACAGAAGGTCACGATCACGCTCCAGAGGTCGAAG GTCAAGATCAAGggatagagacagggacagggatcGTGACAGAAGGgacagggatagagacagagatcgtgaaagagacagggaaaaggagagggaaaaggagaagcttGACCCTGAGAAGGAGCGcctaagggagaaggagagggagaaggaaaaggagagaaagaagagaggacttCCTCCTATCAAGAAAGATCACTTGAGTGTCTGTTCCACGACTCTCTGGGTTGGCCATTTGTCGAAG CTTGTGCACCAAGAAGAGCTGTCAGATACATTTGGAGAATATGGTGACATAGTATCCATTGACCTTATTCCACCACGTGGTTGTGCTTTCATATGCATGAATAGACGTCAGGATGCTGCTAGGGCACTAGCCAAGCTCAAAAATCACAAGATGCAT AACAAGGCCATCACTCTTGCCTGGGCTCCAGGAAAGGGTGTAAAGGGGAAAGAGTTCAAAGACTACTGGGAGGTAGAGGTTGGCTGCTCCTACATCCCATTCCACAAGTTGATCACCATGAGTAGCCTAGACCTCGACAACCTCGAGGAAGGTGGCATGATTGATGAGGAAACTGTTCCTGATTGGCTGAGAG GTCGCTATGGATTAGAACAAGCTCCACCTGGACCTCCCCCAGGCTTTGTTCCTATTGGAGTGCCACCTGGCCATCCTCCCAATTCACGAGGACAGGAGGGTGTAGCCCCCCTGCCACCAATGCCACCACCAGTAGAGAAATCTCAAGATGTTAGTCGGGATGGTCCCCCATTGCCTACTAGTGCCCCAGGTCTACCTCCATCTATGTTGCCTCCTCCATTTGGTTTGCCAAACATGCCTC CACCTCAAGTTGGCCATGGGCATGGACCTGGacatgggcatgggcatgggcatgggcatggacatggacatggacatggacatggacatggtcctggacatggacatggacatggacatggtcCTGGAGGAATGCCTCCTCTACCCCAAGGCTTAATGCCACCAAACATGCCTCCTCTAGGGGTTCCGCCACCTCTGGGTCTGCCACCACTTGGTGTTCACCCACCTGTGTCGTCGATCTTAGGTCAGCCTCTCATAGGTGCCATGCCACCCCCAGTTAGCATGGCACCCAATATGCCCAACCGGCCTATTA TGCCTCCTGGAAGTGACCTACAGAGCAATATGAACTCTGCACCGCCTATTACGACCATGGCAAACAGTGCAAACATGATAAATAGTAATTCTCATGACTCAAATGATATGGACATTGAGATGGAAGATGTAGAGAAAAATGATATTGG GAAGGAGAATGGACTATCATCTAAGGAAAAGGATGATcgtggggagagaagaagagacaggccATCACGGTTTGACAGATCGGGTGGAAGATCACCGCCCCGTGATGAGAAAATGGGATTAGTCGAACGATTAAGAAATCTGGCCTCTGGAGGCGAGATGGGCCAACGGGATAGATATGATAGGGACAGAGACAGGAGGGACAGAGATCGAGACCGAGATAGAGATCGAGGACGAGTTGGACATGACAGAGAAGATCGGGTCCATGACCGTGACCGCGACCGTGATGATGCAAGAGGACGGGATGACA ATCAGTTTGGGCCTGATGCCTTCAATGGGCCTCCACCTGGCTTCCCCCAACAAAGCCAGCGACCTGATGGTCCAGGCAGTTTCCGTCCAGATGGCCCCGGGGGTCCCAATGGTCCTGTTGGGCCAGGAGGACCTGGTGGGTTCAACAATTTTGTGCCAGTGCCAGGCTTTGGTCCACCTGGTGGAGGAGGCTCCAGTAACCACCCTGGGATTATGGGAGGCCCACCTGGCCCACATGGGCCtggaggaatgaggaatgaaggcTTTGGCCCCATGGGAATGGGCATGATGTCAGGACCCAATGGACCAG GTTTTGGTCCTCGGAATATGCATGGACCTGGAGGGTTCAATGGCCCTAGAGGCTTGCTTGGACCCCCACCCATGGGCATGGGATCCATGATGGGAGGCAGGCCACCCCTCATTGGCGACATGCCCAGTGGCCACAGTGGACCTGGTGGAATTCCTGGACAAAGGCCAG GTATGTGGATGGATGGTCCAGGACCCAGGTTCCAAGGCCATGATGTACATGGGCCCAGAGATGGCCTCCCTGATCGGCCATGGGACAATGACAGGTccagagatggagatagaaatatGGACATGGATCGATTCAGGGAAGGAGACCGAGGCCGTGatgaagacagagggagggatctTGACCGGGATCGCTCCAGAGATGACAGAGGACGAGATGACCGTGGAAGGGATGACCGAGGCAGGGATGACCGAGGAAGAGATGATCGAGGCAGGGATGATCGTGGAAGGGATGACCGCACAAGAGACGACCGTTCAAGAGATGACCGCTCAAGGGATGATCGATCCAGGGATGATCGTATGAGGGATGACCGCTCTAGAGATGACCGCTCCAGGGATGATCGGCCTAGAGATGACCGGTCTAGGGATGACCGCTCCAGAGGAGACCGATCTCGAGGTGAACGCTCAAGAGATGATCGTTCTAGGGATGACAGATCAAGAGATGACCGGTCTAGAGATGAGAGATCACGAGATGACCGCAGAGATGATCGCAGAGACGACCGGTCTAGAGATGAGAGATCCCGTGACGAGAGATCTCGTGATGAACGTGGACGTGAGGAACGGCCATGGGAGAGCAATAAGTCTCGTGATGGGGACAGGCCAAGGGATCGTAGGGATGAAAAGAGATCATGGGAGAAATCAAGATGGGGACCacgtgaagaggaagaggaaaatataccCATGGAGGGTAATGAACCAGGCAATTGGGATATGTGGGCGTCTGTTTCAGATAATATGAATATGGGACTTAACAAGAATgtaatggaagaaaaacccaaagaAGAAAAGATTGACCTAACTAAAGAAGAATCACAGGAGGAGGATCAGAAACCCACTGAAGAAACAGGCCCAAGTTTAGCTAAGGAGGAATTGAAAATGGACGTTAATGAAGAACAAACTGAGAGCAAAGAAAATTTATTATTAAAAGATGATCCAAATAATGGAGAAGGTGACAATCCTGAATGTGCCCCACCTGCCATACCAGAAACGGATCAGGCAGATGAAAACATTCAAGAAGAGTCAGCAGATAATGATACTTCTCATCAACATGAACAGGAGCAGGAAATGGAAGTAGAAGACCACATGAAAGTTGAGCATGAAGATACAGTTCAGGAATCTGAACCACTACCTGTGGATCaagaacaacaaagagaagaatCCCAATGTGAAAATAATGCTCAAGAATGTGACTTCTCCCAGGAATCAGGTGAGATGCAACAGGAAAACACAAATCAAGACACATATTCTCAGGAAGAGTCTGAACAAGAAGCCTCCTCACACAGGGAGTTCATTCAAGAGAGGGAGTTAGAAGAATCCTCACCGCAACAGGAAAATGTAGGAGAGGAGTTTgatgagtcagaaagagagacacatcaAAGGGAATCTGAGGAGTCTGGCATTGGACACCAAACCACTGCAGTGGAGGATGAGAATGAAGGGAGATATAGTGTAAATAGTCCTGGTAGTGATAATCCTCAGCCCGAGGGAGTtgcttatgatgatggtgatgaacggGCCAATGAAGGGGCAGATGAAGGCTCTGGCATTGATGAGGATCAGGGTCAAGTAGGTGATGAAACTGAAGGACAGGAAGAAAGTGATGGTGGACTAAATGAAGACTAA